Proteins encoded within one genomic window of Setaria italica strain Yugu1 chromosome IV, Setaria_italica_v2.0, whole genome shotgun sequence:
- the LOC101766495 gene encoding putative phospholipid-transporting ATPase 9 isoform X1 produces the protein MARHRIKRLEKLKLSVLLTFIRCHTDPSDDHSRIGMVGFSRVVYVNEPDRLEEGFSYPLNEVSTTKYNLATFLPKSLFEQFRRVANFYFLVSGILALTPLAPYTAVSALAPLCVVIVATMAKEGVEDWRRKQQDHELNNRIVKVHRGNGNFEETKWKNIKVGDVIKVEKDNFFPADMILLSSNYPDGICYVETMNLDGETNLKIKQALEVTSDLQEDIKFREVRQTIKCEDPNANLYSFVGSMEWKGQRHPLSPQQLLLRDSKLRNTDYIYGAVIFTGHDTKVMQNATDPPSKRSKIEKKMDKIIYLLMSSLLMIALLGSVFFGIWTKEDLRDGEIKRWYLRPDATTIFYDPKRAALASFFHLLTALMLYSYFIPISLYISIEMVKLLQALFINQDIEMYHEESDKPTHARTSNLNEELGMVDTILSDKTGTLTCNMMEFIKCSIAGTAYGQGVTEVERAMAMRKGARLDDDIENGDHKDKKVDDSPHVKGFNFKDPRIMDGNWTNEPNRDMIRDFFRLLAICHTCIAEIDETGKVSYEAESPDEAAFVIAARELGFEFYKRSPTTIIVRERDPSQNVVEKRKYDLLNILEFSSSRKRMSVIVKEPEGRILLFSKGADSVMFKRLAPDGRKFEEDTRRHINEYSDSGLRTLVLAYRVLDEKEYKEFNEKLNDAKTSVSADRDEKIEQAADSIEQDLILLGATAVEDKLQKGVPECIDKLAQAGIKIWVLTGDKMETAINIGFACSLLRQGMTQIIVTLEQPDIIALEKNGDKQAIAKASKQRVMDQIEDGIEKIPPSTQTSTASFALIIDGKSLTYALEDDVKFKFLDLAIKCASVICCRSSPKQKALVTRLVKEVTHKVTLAIGDGANDVGMLQEADIGVGISGAEGMQAVMASDVAVAQFRFLERLLLVHGHWCYRRISVMICYFFYKNVTFGVTIFLYEAFASFSGKPAYNDWFLSLYNVFFTSLPVIALGVFDQDVSARLCIQYPQLYQEGVQNILFSWRRILGWMLNGVMNAVLIFFFCITAFEDQAFRQDGQVAGLDALGVVMYTCVVWVVNCQMALSVNYFTIIQHIFIWGSIAVWYLFLLVYGAINPRFSTTAYMVFIEQLAPALSFWLVTLFVVMATLVPYFSYAAIQIRFFPMFHNKIQWKRYLGKAEDPEVARQLSSRHRTSSQQRMVGISARRDGKAMQITRETELEVQE, from the exons ATGGCGCGGCATCGGATCAAGAGGCTGGAGAAGCTCAAGCTCAGTGTATTGTTGACATTCATCCGCTGTCACACGGACCCCAGTGATGATCACTCGCGGATTGGGATGGTGGGGTTCTCTCGGGTCGTGTACGTCAACGAGCCGGATAGGCTCGAGGAGGGATTCAGTTACCCGCTTAATGAGGTGTCGACGACAAAGTACAATCTGGCCACCTTCCTGCCTAAGTCCCTCTTCGAGCAGTTCAGGAGGGTGGCCAACTTCTACTTCCTCGTCTCGGGTATCCTTGCCTTGACCCCACTCGCGCCTTACACAGCAGTGAGCGCGCTTGCGCCGCTGTGTGTCGTGATTGTGGCCACCATGGCGAAAGAAGGGGTTGAGGACTGGAGGAGGAAACAACAG GATCATGAGCTCAATAATCGGATAGTCAAAGTGCACAGGGGAAATGGCAATTTTGAAGAGACAAAATGGAAGAACATCAAAGTTGGAGATGTAATAAAGGTGGAGAAGGATAATTTCTTTCCCGCTGATATGATTCTGCTTTCATCTAACTATCCGGATGGAATCTGTTATGTAGAGACTATGAACCTCGATGGTGAAACAAATTTGAAAATTAAACAAGCTCTCGAGGTCACATCGGATTTACAAGAGGACATAAAGTTTAGAGAAGTCAGACAAACAATAAAATGTGAAGACCCAAATGCAAACCTCTACTCTTTTGTCGGTTCAATGGAATGGAAAGGCCAGCGACATCCCCTGTCACCCcaacagcttcttcttcgggacTCAAAACTACGGAACACAGACTACATATATGGGGCTGTCATCTTCACAGGTCACGATACTAAAGTGATGCAAAATGCTACTGATCCACCATCTAAAAGAAGTAAGATTGAGAAGAAAATGGATAAAATTATTTACCTTCTGATGTCTTCTCTACTCATGATTGCATTGCTTGGTTCTGTCTTCTTTGGGATATGGACCAAAGAGGACCTAAGAGATGGTGAGATCAAACGGTGGTATCTTCGTCCAGATGCTACTACTATATTCTATGATCCAAAACGAGCTGCTCTAGCATCTTTCTTTCATTTGTTGACGGCCTTGATGCTGTATAGTTACTTCATACCAATTTCTTTGTACATATCCATTGAGATGGTCAAGCTCTTGCAAGCTCTATTCATCAACCAGGATATTGAAATGTACCATGAAGAATCAGATAAGCCAACTCATGCTCGTACTTCGAATCTAAATGAAGAACTAGGTATGGTTGATACAATTCTATCTGATAAGACTGGGACATTGACGTGTAACATGATGGAGTTCATTAAGTGTTCGATTGCCGGCACTGCCTATGGTCAGGGTGTCACTGAAGTTGAGAGAGCTATGGCTATGAGGAAAGGGGCTCGGTTAGATGATGACATTGAAAATGGAGACCACAAGGACAAGAAAGTTGACGACAGTCCTCATGTTAAAGGGTTCAATTTCAAGGATCCGCGAATAATGGATGGAAACTGGACTAATGAGCCTAATAGAGATATGATAAGAGATTTTTTCCGGCTCTTAGCCATCTGCCACACATGCATAGCTGAAATAGATGAAACTGGGAAGGTTTCATATGAAGCTGAGTCCCCTGATGAAGCTGCATTTGTTATTGCAGCTAGAGAACTAGGGTTCGAATTTTACAAGAGGTCACCAACAACTATAATTGTTCGTGAACGGGATCCAAGTCAGAATGTTGTTGAGAAAAG AAAGTATGACCTCCTAAATATATTGGAATTCAGTAGCTCAAGGAAACGGATGTCTGTGATAGTCAAGGAACCAGAGGGAAGGATATTACTTTTCAGCAAGGGTGCTGATAG TGTGATGTTCAAAAGGCTTGCACCAGATGGAAGAAAATTTGAAGAAGATACTAGAAGACACATAAATGAGTATTCTGATTCCGGTCTGAGAACCTTAGTTCTAGCATACCGTGTCTTGGATGAAAAAGAGTATAAGGAATTCAATGAAAAATTGAACGATGCCAAAACATCTGTAAGTGCTGACAGGGATGAAAAAATTGAGCAAGCTGCTGATAGCATTGAACAGGACTTGATTCTTCTTGGTGCCACCGCTGTTGAAGACAAGCTCCAAAAGGGG GTGCCTGAATGCATAGACAAGCTCGCACAAGCCGGAATTAAGATATGGGTCCTGACAGGCGACAAGATGGAGACAGCTATCAATATTGG GTTTGCATGTAGCCTACTCAGGCAAGGCATGACACAGATAATTGTCACACTGGAACAACCTGACATCATAGCATTGGAGAAAAATGGAGACAAACAAGCAATTGCTAAG GCATCAAAGCAAAGGGTCATGGATCAGATAGAGGATGGGATTGAAAAAATTCCACCTTCAACTCAAACTAGCACTGCATCATTTGCactaatcattgatggtaaatCACTAACTTATGCTTTGGAAGATGATGTCAAGTTTAAGTTCCTAGATCTTGCTATCAAGTGCGCATCAGTGATATGTTGCCGATCTTCACCAAAACAGAAGGCACTG GTTACAAGACTTGTTAAAGAAGTGACACACAAAGTGACTTTAGCAATAGGTGATGGGGCAAACGATGTTGGAATGCTTCAAGAAGCTGACATAGGGGTTGGCATTAGTGGTGCTGAAGGAATGCAG GCCGTCATGGCAAGTGATGTTGCTGTTGCCCAATTCCGCTTTCTAGAACGATTACTTCTGGTGCACGGACATTGGTGTTACCGGCGCATTTCAGTGATG ATATGCTATTTCTTCTACAAGAATGTTACTTTTGGTGTCACTATCTTTCTGTACGAAGCATTTGCATCTTTCTCCGGGAAGCCAGCTTACAATGATTGGTTCTTGTCACTCTATAATGTTTTCTTCACTTCCCTTCCCGTCATTGCTTTGGGAGTGTTTGACCAGGATGTGTCTGCCAGGCTGTGCATACAG TATCCGCAGCTCTACCAAGAAGGAGTGCAAAATATATTATTCAGCTGGCGGCGGATACTTGGCTGGATGCTTAACGGTGTGATGAATGCTgtcttgatctttttcttctGCATAACTGCCTTTGAGGACCAGGCATTCCGTCAGGATGGTCAAGTTGCGGGCTTGGATGCCCTAGGTGTTGTCATGTACACTTGTGTTGTATGGGTCGTGAACTGTCAAATGGCGCTCTCTGTGAACTACTTCACCATCATCCAGCACATATTCATATGGGGCAGCATTGCCGTATGGTACCTCTTTCTCTTGGTTTATGGTGCCATAAACCCAAGGTTCTCAACAACAGCATACATGGTCTTCATCGAGCAGCTGGCCCCGGCCCTTTCATTTTGGTTGGTGACACTTTTCGTTGTGATGGCAACACTTGTCCCCTACTTCAGCTATGCAGCAATCCAGATCCGGTTTTTCCCGATGTTCCACAACAAGATTCAGTGGAAAAGGTACTTGGGGAAGGCTGAAGATCCTGAAGTGGCAAGGCAGTTGTCGTCACGACATAGAACATCATCACAGCAGAGGATGGTCGGTATCTCTGCTCGTCGTGATGGCAAGGCTATGCAAATAACAAGGGAGACAGAGCTAGAGGTTCAGGAATAG
- the LOC101766495 gene encoding putative phospholipid-transporting ATPase 9 isoform X2 — MEEHQSWRCNKETMNLDGETNLKIKQALEVTSDLQEDIKFREVRQTIKCEDPNANLYSFVGSMEWKGQRHPLSPQQLLLRDSKLRNTDYIYGAVIFTGHDTKVMQNATDPPSKRSKIEKKMDKIIYLLMSSLLMIALLGSVFFGIWTKEDLRDGEIKRWYLRPDATTIFYDPKRAALASFFHLLTALMLYSYFIPISLYISIEMVKLLQALFINQDIEMYHEESDKPTHARTSNLNEELGMVDTILSDKTGTLTCNMMEFIKCSIAGTAYGQGVTEVERAMAMRKGARLDDDIENGDHKDKKVDDSPHVKGFNFKDPRIMDGNWTNEPNRDMIRDFFRLLAICHTCIAEIDETGKVSYEAESPDEAAFVIAARELGFEFYKRSPTTIIVRERDPSQNVVEKRKYDLLNILEFSSSRKRMSVIVKEPEGRILLFSKGADSVMFKRLAPDGRKFEEDTRRHINEYSDSGLRTLVLAYRVLDEKEYKEFNEKLNDAKTSVSADRDEKIEQAADSIEQDLILLGATAVEDKLQKGVPECIDKLAQAGIKIWVLTGDKMETAINIGFACSLLRQGMTQIIVTLEQPDIIALEKNGDKQAIAKASKQRVMDQIEDGIEKIPPSTQTSTASFALIIDGKSLTYALEDDVKFKFLDLAIKCASVICCRSSPKQKALVTRLVKEVTHKVTLAIGDGANDVGMLQEADIGVGISGAEGMQAVMASDVAVAQFRFLERLLLVHGHWCYRRISVMICYFFYKNVTFGVTIFLYEAFASFSGKPAYNDWFLSLYNVFFTSLPVIALGVFDQDVSARLCIQYPQLYQEGVQNILFSWRRILGWMLNGVMNAVLIFFFCITAFEDQAFRQDGQVAGLDALGVVMYTCVVWVVNCQMALSVNYFTIIQHIFIWGSIAVWYLFLLVYGAINPRFSTTAYMVFIEQLAPALSFWLVTLFVVMATLVPYFSYAAIQIRFFPMFHNKIQWKRYLGKAEDPEVARQLSSRHRTSSQQRMVGISARRDGKAMQITRETELEVQE, encoded by the exons ATGGAAGAACATCAAAGTTGGAGATGTAATAAAG AGACTATGAACCTCGATGGTGAAACAAATTTGAAAATTAAACAAGCTCTCGAGGTCACATCGGATTTACAAGAGGACATAAAGTTTAGAGAAGTCAGACAAACAATAAAATGTGAAGACCCAAATGCAAACCTCTACTCTTTTGTCGGTTCAATGGAATGGAAAGGCCAGCGACATCCCCTGTCACCCcaacagcttcttcttcgggacTCAAAACTACGGAACACAGACTACATATATGGGGCTGTCATCTTCACAGGTCACGATACTAAAGTGATGCAAAATGCTACTGATCCACCATCTAAAAGAAGTAAGATTGAGAAGAAAATGGATAAAATTATTTACCTTCTGATGTCTTCTCTACTCATGATTGCATTGCTTGGTTCTGTCTTCTTTGGGATATGGACCAAAGAGGACCTAAGAGATGGTGAGATCAAACGGTGGTATCTTCGTCCAGATGCTACTACTATATTCTATGATCCAAAACGAGCTGCTCTAGCATCTTTCTTTCATTTGTTGACGGCCTTGATGCTGTATAGTTACTTCATACCAATTTCTTTGTACATATCCATTGAGATGGTCAAGCTCTTGCAAGCTCTATTCATCAACCAGGATATTGAAATGTACCATGAAGAATCAGATAAGCCAACTCATGCTCGTACTTCGAATCTAAATGAAGAACTAGGTATGGTTGATACAATTCTATCTGATAAGACTGGGACATTGACGTGTAACATGATGGAGTTCATTAAGTGTTCGATTGCCGGCACTGCCTATGGTCAGGGTGTCACTGAAGTTGAGAGAGCTATGGCTATGAGGAAAGGGGCTCGGTTAGATGATGACATTGAAAATGGAGACCACAAGGACAAGAAAGTTGACGACAGTCCTCATGTTAAAGGGTTCAATTTCAAGGATCCGCGAATAATGGATGGAAACTGGACTAATGAGCCTAATAGAGATATGATAAGAGATTTTTTCCGGCTCTTAGCCATCTGCCACACATGCATAGCTGAAATAGATGAAACTGGGAAGGTTTCATATGAAGCTGAGTCCCCTGATGAAGCTGCATTTGTTATTGCAGCTAGAGAACTAGGGTTCGAATTTTACAAGAGGTCACCAACAACTATAATTGTTCGTGAACGGGATCCAAGTCAGAATGTTGTTGAGAAAAG AAAGTATGACCTCCTAAATATATTGGAATTCAGTAGCTCAAGGAAACGGATGTCTGTGATAGTCAAGGAACCAGAGGGAAGGATATTACTTTTCAGCAAGGGTGCTGATAG TGTGATGTTCAAAAGGCTTGCACCAGATGGAAGAAAATTTGAAGAAGATACTAGAAGACACATAAATGAGTATTCTGATTCCGGTCTGAGAACCTTAGTTCTAGCATACCGTGTCTTGGATGAAAAAGAGTATAAGGAATTCAATGAAAAATTGAACGATGCCAAAACATCTGTAAGTGCTGACAGGGATGAAAAAATTGAGCAAGCTGCTGATAGCATTGAACAGGACTTGATTCTTCTTGGTGCCACCGCTGTTGAAGACAAGCTCCAAAAGGGG GTGCCTGAATGCATAGACAAGCTCGCACAAGCCGGAATTAAGATATGGGTCCTGACAGGCGACAAGATGGAGACAGCTATCAATATTGG GTTTGCATGTAGCCTACTCAGGCAAGGCATGACACAGATAATTGTCACACTGGAACAACCTGACATCATAGCATTGGAGAAAAATGGAGACAAACAAGCAATTGCTAAG GCATCAAAGCAAAGGGTCATGGATCAGATAGAGGATGGGATTGAAAAAATTCCACCTTCAACTCAAACTAGCACTGCATCATTTGCactaatcattgatggtaaatCACTAACTTATGCTTTGGAAGATGATGTCAAGTTTAAGTTCCTAGATCTTGCTATCAAGTGCGCATCAGTGATATGTTGCCGATCTTCACCAAAACAGAAGGCACTG GTTACAAGACTTGTTAAAGAAGTGACACACAAAGTGACTTTAGCAATAGGTGATGGGGCAAACGATGTTGGAATGCTTCAAGAAGCTGACATAGGGGTTGGCATTAGTGGTGCTGAAGGAATGCAG GCCGTCATGGCAAGTGATGTTGCTGTTGCCCAATTCCGCTTTCTAGAACGATTACTTCTGGTGCACGGACATTGGTGTTACCGGCGCATTTCAGTGATG ATATGCTATTTCTTCTACAAGAATGTTACTTTTGGTGTCACTATCTTTCTGTACGAAGCATTTGCATCTTTCTCCGGGAAGCCAGCTTACAATGATTGGTTCTTGTCACTCTATAATGTTTTCTTCACTTCCCTTCCCGTCATTGCTTTGGGAGTGTTTGACCAGGATGTGTCTGCCAGGCTGTGCATACAG TATCCGCAGCTCTACCAAGAAGGAGTGCAAAATATATTATTCAGCTGGCGGCGGATACTTGGCTGGATGCTTAACGGTGTGATGAATGCTgtcttgatctttttcttctGCATAACTGCCTTTGAGGACCAGGCATTCCGTCAGGATGGTCAAGTTGCGGGCTTGGATGCCCTAGGTGTTGTCATGTACACTTGTGTTGTATGGGTCGTGAACTGTCAAATGGCGCTCTCTGTGAACTACTTCACCATCATCCAGCACATATTCATATGGGGCAGCATTGCCGTATGGTACCTCTTTCTCTTGGTTTATGGTGCCATAAACCCAAGGTTCTCAACAACAGCATACATGGTCTTCATCGAGCAGCTGGCCCCGGCCCTTTCATTTTGGTTGGTGACACTTTTCGTTGTGATGGCAACACTTGTCCCCTACTTCAGCTATGCAGCAATCCAGATCCGGTTTTTCCCGATGTTCCACAACAAGATTCAGTGGAAAAGGTACTTGGGGAAGGCTGAAGATCCTGAAGTGGCAAGGCAGTTGTCGTCACGACATAGAACATCATCACAGCAGAGGATGGTCGGTATCTCTGCTCGTCGTGATGGCAAGGCTATGCAAATAACAAGGGAGACAGAGCTAGAGGTTCAGGAATAG